A genome region from Actinomycetota bacterium includes the following:
- a CDS encoding GNAT family N-acetyltransferase yields the protein MGIGRRIADLDLGSLHELPNRCRGCVFWELSPLDRAIAVEADPEFEKEVWCSTVCLHHGSAGKVAYIDGQLVGYALAGPPSEFPRSESFPARVSKDAWFLATAFVLPEAWGRGVGKALVQAVLKDAKERGKRALECFADRTWAGPDCMLPAAFCESVGFRVRRDHVRFPLMRIDVRSLGKLTSSAAEAVEEFLRSVKIPTPAPGAARSVQR from the coding sequence ATGGGGATCGGACGCCGGATCGCCGACCTCGATCTGGGAAGCCTTCACGAGCTCCCGAATCGCTGCCGGGGATGCGTCTTCTGGGAGCTATCGCCGTTGGATCGCGCCATCGCCGTCGAGGCCGATCCCGAGTTCGAGAAAGAGGTTTGGTGCTCGACGGTCTGTCTCCACCACGGGTCGGCGGGCAAGGTGGCGTACATCGACGGACAGCTCGTCGGCTACGCGCTCGCCGGGCCGCCGAGCGAGTTCCCGCGATCTGAGTCCTTCCCGGCGCGTGTTTCGAAGGATGCGTGGTTCCTGGCTACGGCGTTCGTCCTCCCTGAGGCGTGGGGGCGAGGGGTCGGCAAAGCGCTCGTCCAAGCCGTGCTGAAGGACGCGAAAGAGCGCGGGAAACGCGCGCTGGAGTGTTTCGCCGACCGCACCTGGGCCGGGCCCGACTGCATGCTCCCTGCTGCGTTCTGCGAGAGCGTCGGTTTCAGGGTCCGGCGCGATCACGTGCGCTTCCCGCTCATGCGGATCGACGTGCGATCCCTCGGGAAGCTCACGTCGAGCGCGGCGGAAGCGGTGGAGGAGTTCCTGCGCTCGGTGAAGATCCCGACGCCGGCACCGGGCGCCGCGCGATCCGTCCAGCGCTAG
- a CDS encoding N-acetylmuramoyl-L-alanine amidase — protein sequence MLIRPGTRSSAVRDVQRRLLALDLPIAAVELDGTFGPSTEGAVRDFQELRGLAIDGLVGEATWRELVEASWSLGDRTLYLRAPALRGDDVRALQERLGALGFDVGRVDGIFGARTARAVREFQANYGVPSDAIVGRSTLRALAGLPATGRSTSAAPLREREQLRRFGPGIAGLHLVVDAGHGAEDAGHVGPGGLLEAEVGFAIAQRLESVLTAAGVIVYQTRDASSGPTESQRATLANALDADAILSIHAGGSRDPHRRGASCFYFGHDRFRSEAGARLAECIQEELLGLDIPDAGAHAKQFPILRETRMPALQIEPAHITNPDDEKLLVDVGFQRRAAEAIAAGLRAFARRPVAI from the coding sequence ATGCTGATCCGTCCCGGCACGCGCTCCTCCGCGGTTCGCGATGTTCAACGTCGTCTGCTCGCGCTCGATCTTCCGATCGCGGCGGTCGAGCTCGACGGCACGTTCGGACCCTCGACCGAGGGAGCCGTCCGTGACTTCCAGGAGCTCCGCGGCCTGGCGATCGACGGGCTCGTCGGGGAAGCCACCTGGCGAGAGCTCGTCGAAGCATCCTGGAGCCTCGGCGACCGAACCCTTTATCTTCGCGCGCCGGCCCTGCGCGGCGACGACGTCCGCGCGCTTCAAGAACGGCTCGGCGCGCTCGGCTTCGATGTCGGCCGGGTGGACGGCATCTTCGGAGCACGCACCGCGCGAGCGGTTCGCGAATTCCAGGCCAACTACGGCGTCCCTTCCGATGCGATCGTCGGTCGCTCGACGCTTCGAGCACTTGCCGGACTGCCGGCGACCGGCCGCTCGACCTCCGCGGCTCCGCTGCGCGAGCGCGAGCAGCTCCGTCGCTTCGGGCCGGGTATCGCCGGGCTCCATCTCGTGGTCGACGCGGGGCACGGCGCCGAGGACGCCGGACACGTCGGGCCCGGCGGCCTGCTCGAGGCGGAGGTCGGTTTCGCGATCGCCCAGCGACTCGAGTCGGTGCTTACCGCCGCCGGCGTGATCGTCTACCAGACGCGCGACGCAAGCTCCGGCCCGACCGAATCACAGCGCGCGACGCTGGCGAACGCGCTCGACGCCGACGCGATCCTTTCGATCCACGCGGGAGGCTCGCGCGACCCGCACCGTCGCGGCGCGTCGTGCTTCTACTTCGGGCACGACCGGTTCCGGTCCGAAGCCGGAGCGCGGTTGGCGGAGTGCATCCAAGAGGAGCTGCTCGGCCTCGATATCCCCGACGCGGGCGCACACGCGAAACAGTTCCCGATCTTGCGTGAAACTCGGATGCCGGCCTTGCAGATCGAGCCCGCTCATATCACCAACCCAGACGACGAGAAGCTCCTCGTCGACGTCGGGTTCCAGCGCAGAGCCGCGGAGGCGATCGCCGCGGGGCTGCGAGCGTTCGCGCGGCGACCGGTCGCGATCTAG
- the trxA gene encoding thioredoxin has protein sequence MAGPTIQVTDSDFEEKVLGSSTPVLVDFWAEWCGPCHMVAPVLEEIASEKQGALTIAKLDIDENPDTARRFGILSIPSMVLFVDGVEKRRLVGARGKQQILGDLAEFLS, from the coding sequence ATGGCAGGTCCGACGATCCAGGTGACCGATTCCGATTTCGAGGAAAAGGTCCTCGGAAGCTCCACGCCCGTTCTGGTCGATTTCTGGGCGGAGTGGTGCGGTCCCTGTCACATGGTCGCCCCGGTCCTCGAGGAGATCGCAAGCGAGAAGCAAGGCGCTCTGACCATCGCCAAGCTCGACATCGACGAGAACCCGGACACCGCTCGCCGCTTCGGGATCCTCTCGATCCCGTCGATGGTGCTGTTCGTGGACGGCGTCGAGAAACGACGGCTCGTCGGGGCGCGCGGCAAGCAGCAGATCCTCGGCGACCTCGCCGAGTTCCTGTCTTAG
- a CDS encoding mandelate racemase/muconate lactonizing enzyme family protein: MKIERIDAWICHFPLPAPFSPSWVPGLASQNNSCVVYRLVTDEGLDGIAGWIAFADEARGPVNLMRAFLIGRDPTRPQELRPLLETAVRVLGQRVWFVETAIYDLAAKAAGMPLYRYLGGARDRVPAYASFGELRDPRRRAEDALAAIERGFKAIKLRPRHPTFREDVKEVRTVREAAGDDLVIAADANQGWRVDTFAPENPVRWDFKRAMETARAYEEFHVAWLEEPLDQFDFEGYRRLRDTTTTPIAGGELSGDVWPLREMIERRAVDIVQPDATFTGGITGALQIASMAAQFGLGFAPHTWSNGLGLAANMHVLAATQGTWLEYPYDPPGWVPGARDAMLTSPIAVDPDGMVTMPSAPGLGVELDLARVQAHGVPI, from the coding sequence ATGAAGATCGAGCGGATAGACGCGTGGATCTGTCACTTCCCGCTTCCGGCTCCCTTCTCCCCGTCGTGGGTGCCCGGCCTCGCGAGCCAGAACAACTCGTGCGTCGTCTATCGCCTCGTCACCGATGAGGGCCTCGACGGGATCGCCGGCTGGATCGCGTTCGCCGACGAAGCGCGCGGCCCCGTCAACCTCATGCGCGCCTTCTTGATCGGGCGTGACCCGACGCGCCCGCAAGAGCTGCGGCCGCTGCTCGAGACTGCGGTGCGCGTGCTCGGTCAGCGCGTGTGGTTCGTCGAAACGGCGATCTACGACCTCGCCGCCAAGGCAGCAGGCATGCCCCTGTACCGCTATCTCGGAGGCGCGCGTGATCGCGTCCCGGCGTACGCGTCGTTCGGCGAGCTCCGCGACCCGCGCCGGCGCGCCGAGGACGCGCTCGCGGCCATCGAGCGCGGTTTCAAGGCCATCAAGCTCCGTCCGCGGCATCCGACGTTCCGCGAGGACGTGAAGGAAGTGCGCACCGTCCGGGAGGCCGCCGGAGACGACCTCGTTATCGCCGCGGATGCGAACCAGGGGTGGCGCGTCGACACGTTCGCGCCGGAGAACCCCGTCCGCTGGGATTTCAAGCGCGCGATGGAGACCGCTCGGGCGTACGAGGAGTTCCACGTCGCGTGGCTCGAGGAGCCGCTCGATCAGTTCGACTTCGAGGGATACCGGCGCCTGCGCGACACGACGACGACCCCGATCGCCGGCGGAGAGCTGTCGGGCGACGTGTGGCCGCTGCGCGAGATGATCGAGCGGCGCGCGGTGGACATCGTCCAGCCGGACGCGACCTTCACCGGAGGGATCACCGGAGCCCTGCAGATCGCGTCCATGGCGGCTCAGTTCGGGCTGGGGTTCGCGCCGCACACCTGGTCCAACGGCCTGGGGCTCGCCGCGAACATGCACGTGCTCGCCGCGACGCAGGGAACCTGGCTCGAATACCCCTACGATCCGCCGGGCTGGGTGCCCGGGGCACGCGACGCCATGCTCACGTCCCCGATCGCGGTCGATCCCGACGGCATGGTGACGATGCCCTCGGCGCCGGGCCTCGGCGTGGAGCTCGACCTCGCGCGGGTCCAGGCCCATGGAGTGCCGATCTAG
- the trxB gene encoding thioredoxin-disulfide reductase, translating into MAEKVVVVGSGPAGLTAALYTARANLEPLIIEGAAPMGQLMLTTEVENYPGFPDGILGPELMEKFRAQAGRFGAKFVTADATMVDLSKRPFVVEVGEATYEAQALIISTGATARMLDIPGEREYLGRGVSTCATCDGFFFRGVPLVVVGGGDSAMEEANFLTKFASNVTIVHRRDALRASKIMQDRAHANDKIDFIWDTTVDEVEGADGRVTNLRLRNVKTDETSNLEVGGMFVAIGHDPNTGLFKGQLELQDNGYIKVQHPGTATSVDGVFAAGDVVDHIYRQAITAAGMGCSAAIDVERWLEARGH; encoded by the coding sequence TTGGCGGAGAAAGTCGTCGTCGTCGGCTCGGGCCCGGCAGGACTGACCGCGGCCCTCTACACGGCGCGCGCGAACCTCGAGCCACTGATCATCGAGGGTGCCGCCCCGATGGGTCAGCTCATGCTGACCACCGAAGTCGAGAACTACCCGGGGTTCCCCGACGGCATCCTTGGCCCAGAGCTGATGGAGAAGTTCCGCGCCCAGGCGGGGCGGTTCGGCGCGAAGTTCGTGACCGCCGATGCCACCATGGTCGATCTTTCGAAGCGGCCGTTCGTCGTGGAGGTCGGCGAGGCGACCTACGAGGCGCAGGCCCTCATCATCTCGACCGGTGCGACCGCGAGGATGCTGGACATCCCCGGCGAGCGCGAGTACCTCGGTCGCGGCGTCTCAACCTGCGCGACGTGTGACGGATTCTTCTTCCGCGGCGTTCCGCTGGTGGTCGTGGGCGGCGGTGACAGTGCGATGGAGGAAGCCAACTTCCTCACCAAGTTCGCCTCGAACGTGACCATCGTCCATCGCCGCGACGCGCTGCGCGCCTCGAAGATCATGCAAGACCGCGCGCACGCCAACGACAAGATCGACTTCATCTGGGACACCACCGTCGACGAGGTCGAAGGCGCCGACGGGCGCGTGACCAACCTCCGCCTGCGCAACGTCAAGACCGATGAGACATCCAACCTCGAGGTCGGCGGGATGTTCGTCGCGATCGGCCACGATCCCAACACCGGGCTCTTCAAAGGCCAGCTCGAGCTGCAAGATAACGGCTACATCAAGGTGCAGCACCCCGGAACGGCGACGAGCGTGGACGGCGTGTTCGCCGCCGGCGACGTCGTCGACCACATCTACCGCCAGGCGATAACCGCGGCGGGGATGGGCTGCTCGGCTGCGATCGACGTCGAGCGCTGGCTCGAGGCCCGGGGCCACTAA
- a CDS encoding zf-HC2 domain-containing protein produces MNSHDELDLLSPYLDGELDASDRARLDVHMASCAECRATLLGLQATLADLRTLPEPIPTPQDSWALRAAIRRARSPMRKWQRVSWAAGAVAAAAIVFAAVTLPGSNPARDLTAGALQGESASNVPIYQSGQNLSAIDAQGRLLELVGITGRSAGTPAAAAAPLGAGGGSTENQVTSDTARVVTPGVTAFSLYAAPADDRAAIDRCVSVVRGSTQEFLEPIRYEIATFESKPSYLLFFRSSARYELWVVARGDCTVLYFGQA; encoded by the coding sequence ATGAACTCACACGACGAGCTCGACTTGCTCTCCCCCTATCTGGACGGGGAGCTCGACGCGTCCGACCGCGCGCGCCTCGACGTGCACATGGCGTCCTGCGCGGAGTGCCGCGCGACGCTGCTCGGGCTGCAAGCCACCCTCGCCGATCTCCGGACGCTTCCGGAACCGATCCCGACGCCCCAGGATTCCTGGGCGCTCAGGGCTGCGATCCGCAGAGCACGCTCGCCGATGCGGAAGTGGCAGCGTGTCTCCTGGGCGGCCGGAGCGGTGGCGGCCGCCGCGATCGTGTTCGCAGCGGTCACTTTGCCCGGCAGCAACCCGGCACGGGACCTAACAGCCGGCGCCCTCCAAGGCGAAAGCGCATCGAACGTCCCGATCTACCAGTCGGGTCAGAACCTGAGCGCGATCGACGCGCAGGGGCGGCTGCTCGAGCTCGTGGGGATCACCGGCCGCTCGGCGGGAACGCCGGCGGCGGCCGCAGCCCCCCTGGGAGCCGGAGGCGGATCCACCGAGAACCAAGTCACGAGTGACACGGCGAGAGTGGTTACCCCTGGGGTTACGGCCTTCTCTTTGTACGCGGCACCGGCCGACGACCGCGCGGCGATCGATCGTTGCGTGAGCGTCGTGCGCGGCTCGACCCAGGAGTTCCTCGAACCGATCCGCTACGAGATCGCGACGTTCGAGAGCAAGCCGTCGTACCTTCTCTTCTTCCGCTCGAGCGCTCGGTACGAGCTCTGGGTCGTCGCTCGCGGCGACTGCACCGTGCTGTACTTCGGGCAAGCCTGA
- a CDS encoding sigma-70 family RNA polymerase sigma factor, with the protein MTDPDDQELLDRARNGDPAAFDTIVDRFERRVFAVALRVVRHHEDARDVTQEVFVTALRALKGFRGDAQLSTWFHRVAVNASLDLVRKRRRRDHSSMDELAEHASSEAGPEAEAIESIRAREVHRALGLIPPDQRALIVLHDLQGLDYAECAAALEIPLGTVKSRLHRARSALARQLGHLREAEPSGDPGPLR; encoded by the coding sequence GTGACCGACCCCGACGATCAGGAACTGCTCGACCGGGCTCGCAACGGCGACCCCGCCGCTTTCGACACCATCGTCGATCGATTCGAGCGCCGCGTATTCGCGGTCGCCCTCCGGGTCGTTCGCCATCACGAGGACGCGCGGGACGTGACTCAGGAGGTCTTCGTCACGGCGCTGCGCGCGCTCAAAGGCTTCCGAGGCGACGCGCAGCTTTCCACGTGGTTCCACCGCGTCGCCGTGAACGCTTCACTTGATCTCGTTCGGAAGCGCCGGCGGCGCGACCACTCGAGCATGGACGAGCTGGCCGAGCACGCCTCATCGGAGGCGGGCCCGGAGGCCGAGGCGATCGAGTCGATCCGCGCGCGCGAGGTGCATCGGGCGCTCGGCCTGATCCCACCCGACCAGCGAGCCCTGATCGTCCTGCACGACCTCCAAGGCCTGGACTACGCGGAGTGCGCCGCAGCGCTCGAGATACCGCTCGGAACGGTCAAAAGCCGCCTCCACCGTGCTCGATCGGCCTTGGCGCGCCAGCTCGGGCACCTGCGAGAGGCGGAACCCAGCGGCGATCCCGGCCCTCTAAGGTAG
- the alr gene encoding alanine racemase, whose protein sequence is MEGLGSGRTSWVEISRGALQANFDAVRKLAGTAVCAVVKANAYGCGLVECASLFHRAGARMVAVTRFEEARMLRDAGVAADILALAPPPRDALRQAIAMNCALALADGSDVEPYAEAAKAAGRPARIHMKIDTGMGRLGIRPEHAPAIASRVAGSDDLSLEGIWTHFADAAGQSGRMQLDRFLAVRAALGNYAPRAIMHAANSAGTITLPAARLDMVRVGTLLYGQDPAGADAPFALKDPFAWHATAVSVRELPAGATVGYGGEWRAKAPTRVATLAIGYADGFGLEPAARSESMTEAARLGGRVAAVALGRRPSPRFVWFGDRKAPVVGRIAMQEVTVDVEGIAGVRPGSVARLPARRLLVSSGIERVYIP, encoded by the coding sequence ATGGAAGGGCTCGGTTCGGGCAGGACCTCGTGGGTGGAGATCTCGCGCGGCGCGCTCCAGGCCAACTTCGACGCCGTCCGGAAGCTCGCCGGCACCGCGGTATGTGCCGTCGTCAAGGCGAATGCCTACGGGTGCGGCCTCGTCGAGTGCGCGAGCCTGTTCCATCGCGCCGGCGCGCGCATGGTCGCGGTGACGCGGTTCGAGGAAGCGCGGATGCTGCGCGACGCGGGTGTCGCAGCCGACATCCTTGCGCTGGCCCCACCCCCGCGTGACGCATTGCGGCAAGCGATCGCCATGAACTGCGCGCTCGCGCTCGCCGACGGCTCCGACGTGGAACCGTACGCCGAGGCCGCGAAGGCCGCCGGACGACCGGCGCGGATCCACATGAAGATCGACACCGGCATGGGCCGCCTCGGGATCAGGCCGGAGCACGCCCCGGCGATCGCTTCACGGGTTGCCGGCTCCGACGACCTCTCGCTCGAGGGGATCTGGACCCACTTCGCAGACGCTGCGGGTCAGTCCGGACGGATGCAACTCGACCGATTCCTAGCCGTGCGGGCGGCGCTCGGCAATTACGCGCCGCGCGCGATCATGCATGCCGCGAACTCCGCCGGAACGATCACCTTGCCGGCGGCGCGGCTCGACATGGTCCGGGTGGGGACGCTGCTGTACGGCCAGGATCCGGCCGGCGCCGACGCCCCCTTCGCGCTGAAAGATCCTTTCGCATGGCACGCTACGGCGGTGTCGGTGCGTGAGCTTCCCGCCGGAGCGACGGTCGGGTACGGGGGTGAGTGGCGAGCGAAGGCTCCCACGCGAGTGGCGACGCTCGCGATCGGCTACGCGGATGGCTTCGGCCTCGAGCCCGCCGCTCGCTCCGAGTCGATGACCGAAGCCGCTCGGCTCGGCGGCCGGGTCGCTGCGGTTGCGCTCGGACGCAGGCCGTCGCCTCGATTCGTGTGGTTCGGCGACCGCAAGGCGCCGGTCGTGGGACGTATCGCGATGCAGGAAGTGACCGTCGACGTGGAGGGGATCGCCGGCGTGCGGCCGGGCTCGGTCGCGCGTCTGCCGGCACGGCGACTGCTCGTTTCGTCCGGCATCGAGCGCGTGTACATCCCGTGA
- a CDS encoding peptidoglycan bridge formation glycyltransferase FemA/FemB family protein, with translation MKARVATDADLERYNTFVASSPLADVLQAWEWGEVKRRSGWAPRRFIVEDGDRTLAVAQVLGRRPIKGAPLLLYAPRGPVFDAASADALEALVRTIRDQAGGAFVLKCDPSIESGSAEAKTLERAGFVTSNEAGFGGVQPKAVMVLDLEPTPDELLAGFRSKWRYNVRVAERKGVEVARVGRGELPAFYDLLVSTAKRDGFLIRGRWYFETLFDCLEPAGLIAMFLARFEGRPVAGALCMGFGPRLTYVYGASSNEHRNVMPNHLMQWHMIRWAREQGYKIYDFRGVSPIRDGKPAEEHLAGLNRFKEGFGARYVEYAGTFDLPLRPVVYRAWRLGAPLAIETLKRIRRGRAAEAAD, from the coding sequence ATGAAAGCCCGGGTGGCGACCGACGCCGATCTCGAGCGGTACAACACATTCGTGGCGTCCTCTCCGCTCGCCGACGTCCTGCAGGCGTGGGAGTGGGGCGAGGTGAAGCGACGCTCGGGTTGGGCGCCACGCCGGTTCATCGTCGAGGACGGCGATCGCACGCTCGCCGTCGCGCAGGTCCTCGGACGCCGGCCCATCAAGGGGGCGCCTCTCTTGCTCTACGCGCCGCGCGGCCCGGTGTTCGACGCAGCAAGCGCCGACGCGCTCGAGGCGCTCGTGCGCACGATCCGCGACCAAGCGGGCGGCGCGTTCGTCTTGAAATGCGATCCGTCGATCGAGTCGGGGTCGGCTGAGGCGAAGACACTCGAACGCGCCGGTTTCGTGACGTCGAACGAAGCCGGGTTCGGCGGCGTGCAGCCGAAGGCGGTGATGGTCCTGGACCTCGAGCCGACGCCGGACGAGCTGCTCGCCGGTTTCCGTTCGAAGTGGCGATACAACGTGCGCGTCGCGGAGCGGAAGGGCGTCGAGGTCGCGCGGGTCGGCCGTGGCGAGCTGCCCGCCTTCTACGATCTCCTCGTCTCGACGGCCAAGCGTGACGGCTTCCTGATCCGCGGCCGTTGGTACTTCGAGACGCTGTTCGATTGCCTTGAGCCCGCGGGGCTCATCGCCATGTTCCTCGCCCGCTTCGAGGGACGGCCGGTCGCCGGCGCCCTCTGCATGGGCTTCGGCCCGCGCCTCACCTACGTCTACGGCGCGTCCTCCAATGAGCATCGCAACGTGATGCCGAACCATCTCATGCAGTGGCACATGATCCGGTGGGCCCGCGAGCAGGGCTACAAGATCTACGATTTCCGCGGCGTGTCGCCGATCAGAGACGGCAAGCCCGCCGAGGAGCACCTCGCCGGCCTCAACCGCTTCAAGGAAGGGTTCGGCGCGCGCTACGTCGAGTACGCCGGCACGTTCGACCTGCCGCTCCGCCCCGTCGTGTACCGGGCGTGGCGGTTGGGCGCGCCCCTCGCGATCGAGACCCTGAAGCGGATCCGCCGCGGACGCGCCGCCGAAGCGGCAGACTGA
- the murJ gene encoding murein biosynthesis integral membrane protein MurJ, producing the protein MAFPGSGPPTDPASDPLTGEIDLRADAGEGSARALTRATAVMSVGTALSRLTGFLRLAVMAWAIGGAETKLPDTYNLANTMPNIVYQLILGEILATLFVPIFVQHLTTRAKDEAWRLASTILNIAVAVAAVISAIAVLLAPWIIKIYTFRVADTDLRIQQEQVGAFLLRLLLPQMIFYAAGAVLTGLLNAHRKFAVPMFAPILNNVIVMATFIVFRWKHSSQRVDLLDLTTGDKLLLGIGTTLGVMTMTLVLWPFVLRLKDRAYSPREFDYRNPAIRHVGNLAKYSLAYVVVNQIGLWVVYALANGVTGGVTAFQSSFILYQLPYGIFAVSVFTALVPTLSEHHVRGDLEAFRRDLSLGLRTTMFVIAPAAAGFIVLSHPIVRLLLEHGVFGAGSTELFADTFLLMAVGLVGYAAFQQLMRASYARQDTRTPWIVNSLAVALNIALAFPFYEWRGVPGLALAHAISYIFAAILGGVVLRRQLGGLDGARIGASTMKIVFASAVSATAAWLVAKGVAGTADTAALGGQILQVGGAVTAALILYGALAALLRLDEFHPLLRIVTGRFSRRERIE; encoded by the coding sequence ATGGCCTTCCCGGGATCCGGGCCCCCCACCGACCCGGCCTCCGACCCCCTCACCGGCGAGATCGATCTGCGCGCGGATGCCGGAGAGGGGTCCGCGCGCGCCCTGACCCGCGCCACCGCCGTGATGAGCGTCGGAACGGCACTCTCGCGCCTGACCGGCTTCCTGCGCCTCGCCGTCATGGCGTGGGCCATCGGCGGTGCCGAGACCAAGCTGCCGGACACGTACAACCTCGCCAACACGATGCCGAACATCGTGTATCAGCTCATCCTCGGCGAGATACTCGCGACGCTCTTCGTCCCGATCTTCGTCCAGCATCTGACGACGCGGGCGAAGGACGAGGCGTGGCGACTCGCGTCTACCATCCTGAACATCGCCGTCGCGGTGGCGGCGGTCATCAGCGCGATCGCCGTCCTTCTCGCGCCATGGATCATCAAGATCTACACGTTCCGCGTGGCGGACACAGACCTGCGCATCCAGCAGGAGCAGGTCGGTGCGTTCCTGTTGCGGCTCCTGCTGCCGCAGATGATCTTCTACGCGGCCGGCGCCGTCCTCACCGGACTGTTGAACGCCCACCGCAAGTTCGCGGTGCCGATGTTCGCTCCCATCCTCAACAACGTGATCGTGATGGCCACGTTCATCGTGTTCCGCTGGAAGCACTCGAGCCAGCGGGTGGACCTGCTCGACCTCACGACCGGCGACAAGCTGCTGCTCGGGATCGGAACGACGCTCGGCGTGATGACGATGACGCTCGTCCTGTGGCCGTTCGTCTTACGCCTCAAGGATCGGGCGTACAGTCCGCGCGAGTTCGACTATCGCAACCCGGCGATCCGTCACGTCGGAAACCTGGCCAAGTACTCGCTCGCATACGTCGTGGTGAACCAGATCGGGTTGTGGGTCGTGTACGCGCTCGCGAACGGCGTGACCGGCGGCGTCACCGCCTTCCAGAGCTCGTTCATCCTGTACCAGCTTCCGTACGGGATCTTCGCCGTGAGCGTGTTCACCGCCCTCGTGCCGACCTTATCGGAGCATCACGTACGCGGAGACCTGGAGGCGTTCCGCCGCGACCTGTCGCTCGGGCTCCGCACGACGATGTTCGTCATCGCGCCGGCGGCCGCCGGCTTCATCGTCCTCTCGCATCCCATCGTCCGGCTGCTGCTCGAGCACGGCGTCTTCGGCGCGGGGTCGACGGAGCTATTCGCCGACACGTTCCTGCTGATGGCGGTGGGCCTCGTGGGCTACGCCGCCTTCCAGCAGCTGATGCGAGCCAGCTACGCACGGCAGGACACGCGTACCCCGTGGATCGTGAACAGCCTCGCGGTCGCGCTCAACATCGCCCTCGCGTTTCCGTTCTACGAGTGGCGCGGCGTGCCGGGCCTCGCGCTCGCACACGCGATCTCGTACATCTTCGCCGCGATCCTGGGAGGAGTCGTGCTTCGCCGGCAGCTCGGCGGGCTCGACGGCGCGAGGATCGGCGCCTCCACGATGAAGATCGTCTTCGCCTCCGCGGTTTCGGCTACGGCCGCATGGCTCGTCGCGAAGGGCGTGGCCGGGACGGCAGACACCGCAGCGCTCGGGGGACAGATCCTTCAGGTCGGAGGAGCCGTAACCGCGGCACTTATACTGTACGGAGCCTTGGCAGCACTCCTTCGCCTCGACGAGTTCCACCCCTTGCTGCGCATTGTCACCGGCCGTTTCTCGCGACGAGAGAGGATCGAGTGA